Proteins from one bacterium genomic window:
- a CDS encoding DUF1385 domain-containing protein: MSEVLKVDPIGGQAVIEGVMMRGKHGVGLAVRTPSGEIHLKQEPIESLRAKYPVLKLPLIRGVAALVESLSLGMRMLNYSAAIAAGEDEKQAESGGWLPLLLGVVVMIAIFKVVPALVFAKLTPLIPNALALSAIEGMIRVGLFVGYLGAISLMPEVKRLFQYHGAEHQVINCVEAGKELTPDNALAFSPIHPRCGTSFLLITLLLQIAVFSLLGMQLSVLQRVAAQLCLLPVVAGISFELIRLAGQTSLQGAKAGIAARCALWVTLPGQWLQRVTTRPASRDQIEVAIASLHAAMAVQPAGSAPQVP, encoded by the coding sequence GTGAGCGAAGTCCTGAAAGTAGACCCCATCGGCGGCCAGGCCGTCATCGAAGGGGTCATGATGCGCGGTAAGCATGGGGTCGGGCTTGCTGTCCGCACCCCGAGCGGTGAGATCCATCTCAAGCAAGAGCCCATCGAGAGCCTGCGGGCCAAGTATCCCGTGCTCAAGCTTCCCCTCATCCGCGGCGTGGCCGCCCTGGTCGAGTCGCTCTCGCTGGGCATGCGCATGCTCAACTACTCGGCAGCGATCGCAGCCGGCGAGGACGAGAAGCAAGCCGAGAGCGGCGGCTGGCTCCCGCTGTTGCTGGGGGTGGTCGTCATGATCGCCATCTTCAAGGTGGTCCCCGCCCTCGTCTTCGCCAAGCTGACTCCGCTCATTCCGAATGCGCTCGCCTTGAGCGCCATCGAGGGCATGATCCGGGTCGGGCTGTTCGTCGGCTACCTGGGCGCCATCTCGCTCATGCCGGAAGTCAAGCGCCTCTTCCAGTACCACGGTGCCGAGCACCAGGTCATCAACTGCGTCGAGGCGGGCAAGGAGCTGACCCCCGACAACGCCCTGGCCTTCTCGCCCATCCACCCGCGGTGCGGGACCAGCTTCCTGCTCATCACCCTACTGTTGCAGATTGCGGTCTTCTCGCTGCTCGGCATGCAGCTGAGCGTCCTCCAGCGCGTCGCCGCCCAACTGTGCCTGTTGCCGGTGGTCGCCGGGATCTCCTTCGAGCTGATCCGCCTTGCGGGGCAAACCTCGCTCCAAGGAGCCAAGGCCGGCATTGCAGCACGCTGCGCCCTGTGGGTGACCCTGCCGGGCCAGTGGCTCCAGCGGGTGACCACGCGGCCTGCGTCCCGCGACCAGATCGAGGTGGCGATCGCCTCGCTGCACGCCGCCATGGCAGTGCAGCCCGCAGGCTCCGCTCCACAGGTTCCCTAA
- a CDS encoding WecB/TagA/CpsF family glycosyltransferase, producing the protein MRPRRGYNVRVSVLGFPIDPLGVDAAIARVQAASADQPLQVVTINAEMAIQGLADRGLGDVLRGAGLVLPDGSGVVWAIRRQGNPVQKLAGVEFVGHMAQWCAANGKRMYLFGAGDGVAAEAASTLKARYPGLEIAGVRSGFFRPEEEEAIREEIRAARPDVLLVALGVPRQEKWIAEHQAALGVPVAMGVGGSFDVLADRVKRAPLAFRRFHLEWLFRLIQEPWRWKRMSSTLPRFAWLVLREK; encoded by the coding sequence ATGCGCCCACGACGGGGGTATAACGTGAGAGTAAGCGTCCTCGGCTTTCCAATCGATCCGCTCGGCGTCGATGCGGCGATCGCGCGGGTCCAGGCAGCCAGTGCCGACCAGCCGCTCCAGGTGGTGACCATCAACGCCGAGATGGCCATCCAGGGGCTCGCGGACCGCGGCCTGGGCGACGTCCTGCGCGGCGCGGGGCTGGTTTTGCCCGATGGCTCGGGCGTGGTCTGGGCCATCCGGCGCCAGGGGAACCCGGTGCAGAAGCTGGCCGGCGTCGAGTTCGTGGGCCACATGGCCCAGTGGTGCGCGGCAAACGGCAAGCGCATGTACCTGTTCGGCGCGGGCGACGGGGTCGCTGCCGAGGCGGCATCGACCCTCAAGGCGCGCTACCCGGGCCTTGAAATCGCGGGCGTTCGCTCCGGCTTCTTCCGCCCTGAGGAGGAAGAGGCGATCCGCGAAGAGATTCGCGCCGCCCGCCCCGACGTGCTGCTGGTCGCGCTCGGCGTGCCCCGGCAGGAGAAGTGGATCGCCGAGCATCAGGCGGCGCTCGGCGTCCCGGTGGCCATGGGGGTTGGAGGCAGCTTCGACGTGCTCGCAGATCGCGTCAAGCGTGCCCCGCTTGCCTTCCGACGCTTCCACCTGGAGTGGCTCTTCCGCCTGATCCAGGAGCCCTGGCGCTGGAAGCGCATGAGCTCGACCTTGCCTCGCTTCGCATGGCTGGTCTTGCGCGAGAAGTAG
- a CDS encoding helix-turn-helix domain-containing protein has protein sequence MTRLAEIGQQLKEARLGRKRSIEDIAFETHLKASHLQAIEEGDEQSLPEPVYVKSFIRKYAQAVGLPADELASRYWETRPLPPPPPETRDFTPPWWIFPWVLGAVLLGALAYFWVVSTRPTPPAPTPSPVVTPLPTPTPVATGSVATPSIAGATTSATPSLAPGLATPSTVHPTAHPAAKPTIAPTVAPTAKPIVAPTVKPSPKPTALPTAKPATPRPTHTPTPAAAPTTAVPEPSEQSEGNKPASQSVLKLHTTSTSWVRVTRGGRELFAKNMTPGQTMSWPVLEGLDVTIGNAGGVQVTLGDKALGVLGAEGEVVRRIFKEER, from the coding sequence TTGACCAGACTCGCGGAGATCGGCCAGCAGCTCAAGGAGGCGCGCCTCGGGCGCAAGCGCTCCATCGAGGACATCGCCTTCGAGACCCACCTCAAGGCCTCGCATCTCCAGGCCATCGAGGAAGGCGACGAACAAAGCCTCCCCGAACCGGTCTACGTCAAGAGCTTCATCCGTAAGTACGCCCAGGCGGTCGGCCTGCCCGCCGACGAGCTGGCCAGCCGCTACTGGGAGACCCGTCCCCTTCCGCCGCCGCCGCCCGAGACCCGTGACTTCACGCCCCCCTGGTGGATCTTCCCCTGGGTGCTCGGCGCCGTGCTGCTCGGGGCCCTCGCCTACTTCTGGGTCGTGAGCACCCGTCCCACGCCCCCCGCACCGACGCCTTCTCCGGTCGTGACCCCGCTGCCGACCCCGACCCCGGTCGCCACCGGCAGCGTCGCCACCCCATCGATCGCCGGCGCGACCACGAGCGCGACGCCTTCGCTGGCCCCTGGCCTCGCCACGCCGTCGACCGTTCACCCGACCGCGCACCCTGCGGCCAAGCCGACCATCGCGCCGACTGTCGCGCCCACCGCCAAGCCGATCGTCGCTCCGACCGTCAAGCCGAGCCCGAAGCCCACTGCGCTCCCCACGGCAAAGCCGGCCACCCCTCGCCCCACCCATACGCCGACTCCGGCAGCCGCCCCCACGACGGCCGTCCCTGAACCGAGTGAGCAGAGCGAGGGGAACAAACCCGCAAGCCAGTCGGTCTTGAAGTTGCATACGACGTCGACGTCGTGGGTGCGCGTCACCCGTGGCGGTCGCGAGCTCTTCGCCAAGAACATGACCCCCGGTCAGACCATGAGCTGGCCGGTGCTCGAAGGCCTCGACGTCACCATCGGCAACGCCGGGGGCGTCCAGGTGACCCTGGGCGATAAGGCGCTCGGGGTACTCGGAGCCGAGGGCGAGGTCGTACGTCGCATCTTCAAGGAGGAACGGTGA
- a CDS encoding rRNA pseudouridine synthase: protein MSSPQRLQKILASAGIASRRRSEELILAGRVTVNGQVVRELGAKADPTEDAIAVDGEPLARETGKVYYALYKPTGYITSTSDPKGRRTVMALAPEVPGLHPVGRLDYDTSGLLLLTNDGELTLAMTHPRFGVPKTYDALIEGHPTERILQRLRDGLRLEDGYTATAKVVALGTEGPLSSVRITIHEGRNRQVRRMFAAIGHPVVRLKRLSVGTISIEGLSLGGYRPLTPQEVVALKQQSGIEEGQP from the coding sequence ATGTCGTCACCCCAGCGTTTGCAGAAAATCCTCGCTAGCGCGGGGATCGCGTCCCGGCGCCGCAGCGAGGAGCTCATCCTCGCCGGGCGCGTGACGGTCAATGGTCAAGTGGTGCGTGAACTGGGCGCCAAGGCCGACCCCACCGAGGATGCGATCGCAGTCGATGGCGAGCCGCTTGCGCGCGAGACCGGCAAGGTCTACTACGCGCTCTACAAGCCCACGGGCTACATCACCTCGACAAGCGACCCCAAGGGCCGCCGTACCGTCATGGCGCTCGCGCCCGAGGTGCCGGGCCTGCACCCGGTGGGGCGTCTCGACTACGACACCAGCGGCCTCCTGCTCCTGACCAACGACGGCGAGCTGACCCTCGCCATGACCCATCCGCGCTTCGGGGTCCCCAAGACCTACGACGCCCTCATCGAGGGGCATCCCACCGAGCGCATCCTCCAGCGCCTGCGCGACGGTCTTAGGCTGGAGGACGGCTACACCGCAACCGCCAAGGTCGTCGCCCTCGGGACCGAGGGCCCCTTGTCGAGCGTCCGCATCACCATCCACGAAGGCCGCAACCGCCAGGTCCGGCGCATGTTCGCCGCCATCGGCCACCCGGTCGTTCGCCTCAAGCGCCTCTCGGTCGGCACCATTTCGATCGAGGGACTCTCCCTCGGGGGCTATCGCCCCCTCACGCCGCAAGAAGTCGTCGCCTTGAAACAGCAATCCGGAATTGAGGAGGGGCAACCTTGA
- the csaB gene encoding polysaccharide pyruvyl transferase CsaB, translating to MHRIVVSGYYGFGNLGDEAILATIVQQLGERCELVVLSANPAQTEAAFGVRAVPRLDLKAIARELRGASLFLSGGGGLMQDVTGPVSVPYYGGLMTIARLLGVPNMVFGQGVGPLGQSISRMLTRFAFSSAKALTVRDQASYDLLRELGIRSDRLKLTADPVLCLEGAPAERIDEIAASIGIEPGVPTIAVALRPWHTWYERQFKVLTSALTQIAVEADAQVVLLPFQLPGDERITEELRACLEYRPEGRHPRVAQLTTPLSPAEMMGLIGRMDLVVGMRLHALIMAAASGVPALGLVYDPKVAHLCSQWNFPAVPSLSDLDDARSFEDLLRSAWNAREASAALMVGVSEAWRAKARMNFEVIESLLGLKPAASPVDAPTTGV from the coding sequence TTGCACCGGATCGTCGTTTCAGGCTACTACGGCTTCGGGAACCTCGGTGACGAGGCCATCCTCGCGACCATCGTCCAGCAGCTCGGCGAGCGCTGCGAGCTGGTCGTGCTTTCGGCCAACCCCGCACAGACCGAAGCGGCCTTCGGCGTGCGCGCCGTCCCCCGCCTGGACCTCAAGGCGATCGCCCGTGAGCTGCGTGGCGCGAGCCTCTTTCTCAGCGGCGGCGGCGGCCTCATGCAGGACGTGACCGGCCCCGTCTCGGTCCCCTACTATGGCGGCCTGATGACCATCGCCCGCCTGCTGGGCGTCCCCAACATGGTCTTCGGCCAGGGGGTCGGTCCGCTCGGCCAGTCCATAAGCCGCATGCTGACGCGCTTCGCCTTCTCGTCAGCCAAGGCCCTGACGGTGCGGGATCAGGCGAGCTACGACCTCCTGCGCGAGCTGGGCATCCGCTCCGATCGGCTCAAGCTGACGGCCGATCCGGTCCTGTGCCTCGAAGGGGCACCGGCCGAGCGCATCGACGAGATCGCGGCCTCCATCGGCATCGAGCCGGGGGTCCCGACCATTGCGGTCGCCCTGCGCCCCTGGCACACCTGGTACGAGCGTCAGTTCAAGGTCCTCACGAGCGCCTTGACCCAGATCGCCGTCGAGGCCGACGCCCAGGTGGTGCTCCTGCCCTTCCAGCTGCCCGGCGACGAGCGGATCACCGAGGAGCTGCGCGCTTGCCTCGAGTACCGCCCCGAGGGACGCCACCCGCGCGTGGCCCAGCTCACCACTCCCCTGAGCCCCGCCGAGATGATGGGCCTCATCGGCCGGATGGACCTCGTGGTCGGCATGCGCCTGCACGCGCTCATCATGGCCGCCGCGTCGGGAGTACCCGCCCTTGGCCTGGTGTACGACCCCAAGGTGGCCCACCTGTGCAGCCAGTGGAACTTCCCGGCGGTCCCGAGCCTCTCGGACCTGGACGACGCCCGCAGCTTCGAGGATCTGCTGCGCTCGGCCTGGAACGCCCGCGAGGCGAGTGCGGCCCTGATGGTCGGGGTGAGCGAAGCCTGGCGCGCCAAGGCCCGCATGAATTTCGAAGTGATCGAGTCGCTCCTGGGCTTGAAGCCTGCCGCAAGCCCGGTTGATGCGCCCACGACGGGGGTATAA
- the ftsX gene encoding permease-like cell division protein FtsX — MESIKRLWRQFGFICEEALASITRSLWMSWVVIITMAVSLSILGGFWLLSEDLNALARSVGSKIEIMVFLKDDAGPNATAALIRQMPDVASVDLITREEAWKNLQTEMQSEFRFENLIENPLPNTLRVKMTDPDATPAIAEQISKLSAVEDLKYGRELLAKIQQIAGFTQLLGLVITGLLLMATLAVIGNTIRLAVQNRRREIEIMQLVGASEGFIHWPFILEGMFFGFAGAAITAAVLFSWRIFVISKLQELFPFIPLAADPMETLKIVGYLAAVGMGIGAIGSLVSVTRNLHRKPS; from the coding sequence TTGGAGTCAATTAAGCGCCTCTGGCGACAGTTCGGTTTCATCTGCGAGGAAGCCCTCGCCTCGATCACCCGCTCGCTCTGGATGAGCTGGGTGGTCATCATCACGATGGCGGTCTCGCTCTCGATCCTCGGCGGCTTCTGGCTGCTCTCGGAGGACCTCAACGCCCTGGCGCGCTCGGTCGGCTCCAAGATCGAGATCATGGTCTTCCTCAAGGACGACGCGGGCCCCAACGCGACTGCCGCCCTCATCCGTCAGATGCCGGACGTGGCCTCGGTGGACCTCATCACCCGCGAGGAGGCCTGGAAGAACCTCCAGACCGAGATGCAGTCGGAGTTCCGCTTCGAGAACCTGATCGAGAACCCCCTGCCCAACACCCTGCGGGTCAAGATGACCGACCCGGACGCCACCCCGGCCATCGCCGAGCAGATTTCGAAGCTTTCGGCGGTCGAGGACCTCAAGTACGGCCGGGAGCTGCTCGCCAAGATCCAGCAGATCGCAGGCTTCACCCAGCTCTTGGGGCTCGTCATCACGGGCCTTTTGCTGATGGCGACGCTCGCGGTCATCGGCAACACCATCCGCCTGGCGGTCCAGAACCGCCGGCGCGAAATCGAGATCATGCAGCTGGTGGGCGCGAGCGAGGGCTTCATCCACTGGCCCTTCATCCTGGAAGGGATGTTCTTCGGCTTCGCGGGGGCGGCCATCACGGCGGCGGTGCTGTTCAGCTGGCGGATCTTCGTCATCAGCAAGCTCCAGGAGCTCTTCCCCTTCATTCCGCTCGCCGCCGATCCCATGGAGACGCTCAAGATCGTCGGCTACCTCGCGGCGGTCGGCATGGGCATCGGGGCCATCGGCAGCCTGGTATCGGTCACGCGCAACCTGCATCGCAAACCCAGCTAG
- the recN gene encoding DNA repair protein RecN, which translates to MLQSLRIENFILIEALDLQFHEGICVLTGETGAGKSIIIDAVSAILGGKAGPDTIRAGAARARLEATFKLDPVAAPIAAWLEAEGIEPAMADELHISRDITPKGSRCRIEGVPIPQASLRELAESLVDILGQHEHTLLTHAREHLTLLDRFGGPELEALRAEVGATHHKLQAIAREIKDLEAAAVERERQRDFWQYQLAEIEEADLHSETEEEELKAERQILANAEDLRHDLVGIHQALTAGEDAPSLVDGLGDVIGRLRSAASVDSELSGTVDSLEDALSALQEASREVRRRYERLEADPERLQQVEQRLDTLRDLLRKYGPTLSELWAYRDRIQQDLELADNAGERIARLHRDRAALEASLEKLAKSLSEARTAAAARMEAGMAKELTDLGMKDARFSAAFRTLSAIGPEGAETVEYLLAPNPGEPLRPLAKTASGGELARLMLALKTVLVRGAATPTLIFDEVDTGISGRAAQVVAQKIASLGHRYQILLITHMPAIAAIADCHWHLEKRTEGGRTRLHVEPLDAEGRVAELAHLASGDASSGAAVDHARELLSKAQAFKRQEVAL; encoded by the coding sequence ATGCTGCAAAGCCTGCGAATCGAGAATTTCATCCTGATCGAAGCCCTGGACCTCCAGTTCCACGAGGGGATCTGCGTGCTCACGGGCGAGACGGGCGCCGGTAAATCCATCATCATCGACGCGGTGAGCGCCATCCTGGGCGGCAAGGCAGGGCCTGACACGATCCGGGCAGGGGCCGCGCGCGCGCGCCTCGAAGCGACCTTCAAGCTGGATCCGGTGGCGGCACCCATTGCCGCCTGGCTCGAAGCAGAGGGGATCGAGCCGGCCATGGCCGACGAGCTCCACATCTCGCGCGACATTACCCCCAAGGGCAGCCGCTGCCGCATCGAAGGGGTTCCCATCCCGCAGGCGTCCCTCCGGGAGTTGGCCGAGTCCCTGGTGGATATTCTGGGCCAGCACGAGCACACCCTCTTGACCCATGCCAGGGAGCACCTGACCCTGCTGGACCGCTTCGGCGGCCCAGAGCTCGAAGCCCTGCGGGCCGAGGTGGGAGCGACCCATCACAAGCTTCAGGCGATCGCCCGCGAGATCAAGGACCTCGAGGCAGCGGCGGTCGAGCGCGAGCGGCAGCGTGACTTCTGGCAGTACCAGCTCGCCGAGATCGAGGAGGCCGACCTTCACTCCGAGACCGAAGAAGAGGAGCTCAAGGCCGAGCGCCAGATTCTCGCCAACGCCGAGGACCTTCGCCACGACCTGGTGGGGATTCACCAGGCCCTCACCGCGGGGGAGGATGCCCCCAGCCTGGTGGACGGTCTCGGGGACGTGATCGGCCGCCTGCGCTCGGCGGCTTCGGTGGATTCGGAGCTGAGCGGGACGGTGGACTCCCTGGAGGATGCCCTCTCGGCCTTGCAGGAGGCAAGCCGCGAGGTGCGCCGGCGCTACGAGCGCCTGGAAGCCGATCCTGAGCGCCTGCAGCAGGTTGAACAGCGCCTCGACACGCTGCGGGACCTGCTGCGCAAGTACGGCCCGACCCTCTCGGAGCTGTGGGCGTATCGCGATCGCATCCAGCAGGACCTGGAGCTTGCGGACAACGCCGGCGAGCGAATCGCGCGTCTGCACCGCGACCGAGCGGCGCTGGAAGCGAGCCTCGAAAAGCTCGCCAAGTCCCTCTCCGAGGCTCGGACTGCCGCTGCGGCCCGCATGGAAGCGGGCATGGCCAAGGAGCTCACCGATCTCGGCATGAAGGACGCGCGCTTCAGCGCCGCGTTCCGTACCCTGAGCGCCATCGGTCCCGAGGGGGCCGAGACGGTCGAGTATCTGCTCGCCCCCAACCCTGGCGAGCCCCTGCGCCCCTTGGCCAAGACCGCTTCGGGAGGCGAACTCGCGCGCCTGATGCTGGCACTCAAGACGGTGCTGGTGCGCGGGGCGGCGACCCCCACCCTCATCTTCGACGAGGTGGACACGGGGATCTCGGGACGCGCCGCTCAGGTAGTCGCCCAGAAGATCGCAAGCCTCGGCCACCGCTACCAGATCCTGCTCATCACCCACATGCCGGCCATCGCGGCCATCGCCGATTGCCATTGGCATCTGGAGAAGCGCACAGAGGGCGGGCGGACCCGTCTGCACGTAGAGCCCCTGGATGCCGAAGGCCGCGTCGCGGAGCTTGCGCACCTCGCTTCGGGTGATGCGAGTTCGGGAGCCGCTGTCGATCACGCTCGCGAGCTGCTTTCGAAGGCTCAGGCCTTCAAGCGTCAGGAGGTTGCGCTGTGA
- a CDS encoding helix-turn-helix domain-containing protein yields the protein MSSVSQMLRQTREAKGISLEEVAQRTYIKLPYLVALEEGDIAKLPAPVYIHGYIRQYAKLLGLNGSDLVLQYQQEAGRSPAPKLSVSTSLRSLITSESDVLAQPPASAPTAVRTLPPDLREESLKRPAVAPSPIVEAPAFDSSLRKAAMALHPELRESLSREPALRETIVEAPTLLEEVPAAPVQAPIVDTPVAEAPTAKEPSLRENLPLPDFISPTAQEIQQAKMQAQQIIANAQREAQELRVAAERYADQVLAQLENEVNRSLQTVRNGRAFLQSRRRKLQES from the coding sequence ATGTCATCCGTCAGCCAGATGCTGCGTCAGACCCGCGAAGCCAAGGGAATCAGCCTCGAAGAGGTGGCCCAGCGCACCTACATCAAGCTGCCCTACCTCGTGGCGCTCGAGGAAGGCGACATCGCGAAGCTGCCGGCCCCGGTCTACATCCACGGCTACATCCGCCAGTACGCCAAGCTCCTCGGGCTCAACGGCAGCGACCTGGTGCTCCAGTACCAGCAAGAAGCAGGCCGCTCTCCCGCGCCCAAGCTCTCGGTCTCGACCAGCTTGCGTTCCTTGATCACGTCGGAGAGCGACGTTCTCGCCCAGCCGCCCGCGAGCGCCCCGACCGCCGTGCGCACCCTGCCGCCCGACCTGCGCGAAGAGTCGCTGAAGCGGCCCGCGGTGGCGCCTTCGCCCATCGTCGAGGCCCCTGCCTTCGATAGCTCGCTTCGCAAGGCCGCGATGGCCCTTCATCCCGAGCTGCGCGAGTCGCTGAGCCGCGAGCCCGCCCTGCGCGAGACCATCGTCGAGGCTCCCACGCTGCTCGAAGAAGTGCCGGCAGCCCCCGTGCAGGCGCCGATCGTCGACACGCCGGTCGCTGAGGCTCCCACTGCCAAGGAGCCTTCCCTGCGCGAAAACCTTCCGCTCCCCGACTTCATCAGCCCGACTGCGCAGGAGATCCAGCAGGCCAAGATGCAGGCCCAGCAGATCATCGCCAACGCCCAGCGTGAAGCCCAGGAGCTACGCGTCGCCGCCGAGCGCTATGCCGACCAGGTCCTCGCCCAGCTCGAGAACGAAGTGAACCGTTCGCTCCAGACCGTCCGTAACGGTCGCGCCTTCCTCCAGAGCCGGCGCCGCAAGCTCCAGGAGAGCTAA
- the ftsE gene encoding cell division ATP-binding protein FtsE, which yields MIRIKQVSKIYPTGVKALVGLNLEVQNGEFVFLVGPSGAGKSTLLKLLYRSEIPTSGQLTVGGVDVGRLPHRQLSTLRQRIGVVFQDYKLLPQRTVHENVAFALKIQGTARHELEKRVRSSLDLVGLRDYSDALPHQLSGGQQQRVCLARAIVNTPPLLLADEPTGNLDPETSWEIMRLLTKINMHGTTVVVATHNKLVVDNMRRRVVTIDNGRLVLDQAKGVYSVGVN from the coding sequence GTGATCCGAATCAAGCAGGTTTCAAAGATCTACCCCACCGGGGTGAAGGCCCTGGTCGGCCTCAACCTCGAGGTCCAGAACGGCGAATTCGTCTTCTTGGTCGGCCCCTCCGGCGCGGGCAAGTCGACGCTGCTCAAGCTCCTCTACCGCTCCGAGATCCCGACCTCCGGCCAGCTCACGGTCGGCGGGGTCGACGTGGGCCGTCTGCCCCATCGTCAGCTTTCGACCCTGCGCCAGCGCATCGGGGTGGTGTTTCAGGACTACAAGCTCCTGCCGCAGCGCACGGTCCATGAGAACGTGGCCTTCGCCCTCAAGATCCAGGGCACCGCGCGCCATGAGCTCGAGAAGCGGGTCCGGTCCTCGCTGGATCTGGTGGGCCTGCGCGACTACTCGGACGCCCTTCCCCACCAGCTCTCGGGCGGTCAGCAACAGCGGGTCTGCCTCGCGCGGGCCATCGTCAACACCCCGCCGCTGCTCCTGGCCGACGAGCCCACGGGCAACCTGGACCCCGAGACCTCCTGGGAGATCATGCGGCTTCTGACCAAGATCAACATGCACGGCACCACGGTCGTGGTCGCCACTCACAACAAGCTGGTCGTCGACAACATGCGGCGCCGCGTCGTCACCATCGATAACGGGCGCCTGGTCTTGGACCAGGCGAAGGGAGTCTACTCGGTTGGAGTCAATTAA
- the trpS gene encoding tryptophan--tRNA ligase, with product MSKKRIMSGMRPTGQLHLGHWLGVLVNWEKLQDEYDCFFMVADWHALTTGFEKTEHLRANTREVLLDWLAVGIDPKRSTLYIQSSLQEIAELTLLLSMMTPVSWLTRNPTVKEQAAELHAAEDAMTSGWLNYPTLMSADILAFKGELVPVGKDQLPHLEISRDMARRFNHLYGEVFPEPKGLLTEESALPGLDGRKMSKSYHNDIKLADTPEATQQKVMTMVTDPGRQRRQDPGYPEVCTVYSYYNAIAPELVPQVAEECRSASIGCVQCKRRLADSLNATLAPIRERREAFAQTPGLLESIVQEGKEKASAVARETMAEVREAMKLNVVTPAFAENPR from the coding sequence GTGTCGAAAAAGCGCATTATGAGCGGCATGCGCCCAACCGGTCAGCTCCATCTCGGCCACTGGCTCGGGGTGCTGGTCAACTGGGAGAAGCTGCAGGACGAATACGATTGCTTCTTCATGGTGGCTGACTGGCATGCGCTGACCACCGGCTTCGAGAAGACCGAGCACCTGCGCGCCAACACCCGCGAGGTGTTGCTCGATTGGCTCGCCGTGGGGATCGACCCCAAGCGCAGCACCCTCTACATCCAGTCCTCGCTGCAAGAGATCGCCGAACTGACCCTGCTCCTTTCCATGATGACGCCGGTCAGCTGGCTGACCCGCAACCCGACGGTCAAGGAGCAAGCAGCCGAGCTCCACGCCGCCGAGGACGCCATGACCTCGGGCTGGCTCAACTACCCCACCCTCATGAGCGCCGACATCCTGGCCTTCAAGGGTGAGCTGGTGCCGGTGGGCAAGGACCAGCTGCCGCACCTCGAGATCAGCCGCGACATGGCCCGCCGCTTCAACCACCTGTACGGCGAGGTCTTCCCCGAACCCAAGGGGCTGCTGACCGAGGAGTCCGCCCTGCCCGGCCTCGACGGCCGCAAGATGAGCAAGAGCTACCACAACGACATCAAGCTGGCCGACACCCCCGAGGCGACCCAGCAGAAGGTCATGACCATGGTGACCGACCCCGGTCGCCAGCGTCGGCAGGACCCCGGCTACCCCGAGGTCTGCACGGTGTACAGCTACTACAACGCGATCGCTCCCGAGCTGGTGCCGCAGGTGGCCGAAGAGTGCCGCTCCGCGTCTATCGGCTGCGTCCAGTGCAAGCGTCGCCTGGCCGACTCGCTCAACGCGACGCTCGCCCCCATCCGCGAGCGCCGCGAGGCCTTCGCCCAGACCCCCGGCCTCCTGGAGAGCATCGTCCAGGAAGGCAAAGAGAAGGCCTCGGCCGTTGCGCGCGAAACCATGGCCGAAGTCCGAGAGGCGATGAAGCTGAATGTCGTCACCCCAGCGTTTGCAGAAAATCCTCGCTAG
- a CDS encoding DUF1264 domain-containing protein: MRHNWLGVSVVAVLALFGTSSSFAQGVAEKGPARFTEENKSAKVKALEAGAKAVQDTAPAKQLGLYLDGFHNYKRQADLPAEKQHQMRVSHYCQMVNGDFIQCAVFDGNTKEAHLIGIEYIVSDKLFRSLSEDEKRYWHPHDGEVDSGMLILPGMLILPGVPEPAQKEFLAIARTTHGKTWHVWDTHSQALPFGEPSLMWAIDPKQINQSTRQMMEARKKNLKF; encoded by the coding sequence ATGCGGCACAACTGGCTAGGCGTTTCGGTCGTCGCGGTACTGGCGCTTTTCGGCACTTCTTCTAGCTTCGCGCAAGGAGTCGCCGAGAAGGGCCCCGCTCGCTTCACCGAGGAGAACAAGTCGGCCAAGGTGAAGGCGCTCGAAGCAGGGGCCAAGGCGGTCCAAGATACGGCACCGGCCAAGCAGTTGGGCCTGTACCTGGACGGCTTCCACAACTATAAGCGCCAAGCCGATTTGCCGGCCGAGAAGCAGCATCAGATGCGGGTGTCTCATTACTGCCAGATGGTGAACGGTGACTTCATCCAGTGTGCGGTCTTCGATGGCAACACCAAGGAGGCCCACCTCATCGGGATCGAGTACATCGTCTCGGACAAGCTCTTTCGCAGCCTGTCCGAAGACGAGAAGCGCTACTGGCATCCGCATGATGGCGAGGTCGATAGCGGCATGCTGATCCTGCCCGGCATGCTGATCCTGCCCGGCGTGCCGGAACCGGCCCAGAAGGAGTTCCTCGCGATCGCCCGCACCACCCACGGCAAGACCTGGCATGTCTGGGACACCCACTCCCAGGCGTTACCCTTCGGGGAGCCTAGCTTGATGTGGGCCATCGACCCCAAGCAGATCAACCAGAGCACGCGCCAGATGATGGAGGCGCGGAAGAAGAACCTCAAATTCTGA